A genome region from Streptomyces xanthophaeus includes the following:
- a CDS encoding serpin family protein, giving the protein MRNSTVRAVNRLTTRWAAAAQAPGGNTGTVFTAAGLWPLLALLADGSGGPARAELAQALGIPAEAAGRAARDLLAALAGVRGLRAATGLWTDARLPLEEDWSAKLPAGARGTLTGDPDADAKALDAWASDRTDGLIGRMPVVLDESTLMVLASALALRLRWIQPFDEWEGEPRTGPWAGRRVRTLYRSTSLLDRVRVAHGPSGAVTLLEVVGAAGVDVHLVLGEPEAPAGGTLTTGIAAVTRALPATGASLLPDGRPGPGLAVGTVAAHSPEPRLDIETVAFEVRSEHDLLDHARLFGLETATDTERGHFPGVSAQPLAVTSARQSALARFDAEGFEAAAVTAFGVAAGCAAPARPRYRARRAEVHFDRPFGFLAVHRTSRLVLAAGWVTEPDVPQVC; this is encoded by the coding sequence TCGACGGTACGGGCGGTCAATCGGCTGACGACGCGCTGGGCGGCAGCCGCGCAGGCCCCGGGCGGGAACACGGGCACGGTGTTCACCGCGGCCGGCCTCTGGCCGCTGCTCGCCCTGCTCGCGGACGGCTCGGGCGGCCCGGCCCGCGCCGAACTGGCGCAGGCCCTGGGCATACCCGCCGAGGCCGCGGGCCGGGCCGCCCGGGACCTGCTGGCCGCGCTGGCCGGCGTACGGGGTCTTCGGGCGGCGACCGGCCTGTGGACCGATGCCCGGCTCCCACTGGAGGAGGACTGGTCGGCGAAGCTCCCGGCCGGTGCCCGGGGGACGCTGACCGGGGACCCGGACGCCGATGCCAAGGCGCTCGACGCGTGGGCGTCGGACCGGACGGACGGACTGATCGGGCGCATGCCGGTGGTCCTGGACGAGAGCACCCTGATGGTCCTCGCCTCCGCGCTCGCGCTGCGGCTGCGGTGGATCCAGCCGTTCGACGAGTGGGAAGGGGAGCCGCGCACCGGCCCCTGGGCCGGGCGCCGCGTGCGCACGCTGTACCGCAGCACCTCGCTGCTCGACCGGGTCCGGGTGGCGCACGGCCCCTCCGGTGCGGTCACCCTGTTGGAGGTCGTCGGGGCGGCAGGCGTCGACGTCCACCTCGTGCTGGGCGAGCCCGAAGCGCCGGCCGGTGGCACGCTCACGACCGGGATCGCCGCCGTCACCAGGGCCCTCCCCGCCACGGGAGCGAGCCTGCTCCCCGACGGGCGCCCCGGTCCGGGACTGGCGGTCGGCACGGTGGCCGCCCACTCCCCCGAACCCCGGCTGGACATCGAGACGGTGGCCTTCGAAGTGCGGTCGGAGCACGACCTCCTGGACCACGCCCGGCTGTTCGGGCTGGAGACCGCCACCGACACGGAGCGCGGCCACTTCCCCGGCGTCAGCGCCCAGCCGCTGGCCGTCACTTCGGCACGGCAGTCCGCACTGGCCCGGTTCGACGCCGAGGGCTTCGAGGCCGCCGCCGTCACCGCCTTCGGCGTGGCGGCCGGCTGCGCGGCGCCGGCGCGGCCCAGGTACAGGGCCCGCCGGGCCGAGGTGCACTTCGACAGGCCGTTCGGGTTCCTGGCCGTCCACCGGACCTCGCGGCTGGTGCTGGCGGCCGGCTGGGTCACCGAGCCCGACGTTCCCCAGGTGTGTTGA
- a CDS encoding VOC family protein — MDFVSIRIITSDVARLVGFYERATGARATWATEDFAELRTAGATLAIAGTRTVPLFAPDSARPADNHSVITEFLVDDVDRVHENLTGFVTDFVTEPTTMPWGNRSLLFRDPDGNLVNFFTPVTPAAMEKFAR, encoded by the coding sequence ATGGACTTCGTCTCGATCCGCATCATCACCAGCGACGTCGCGCGCCTCGTCGGCTTCTACGAGCGAGCCACAGGGGCGCGGGCGACGTGGGCGACCGAGGACTTCGCCGAACTCCGGACCGCGGGCGCCACCCTCGCGATCGCCGGCACCCGCACCGTCCCGCTGTTCGCCCCGGACTCTGCCCGGCCGGCGGACAACCACAGCGTGATCACCGAGTTCCTCGTCGACGACGTGGACCGCGTTCACGAGAACCTGACCGGCTTCGTCACCGACTTCGTCACCGAGCCCACCACGATGCCCTGGGGCAACCGGTCGCTGCTGTTCCGCGACCCCGACGGCAACCTCGTCAACTTCTTCACCCCCGTCACCCCGGCGGCCATGGAAAAGTTCGCACGCTGA